From the genome of Brassica oleracea var. oleracea cultivar TO1000 chromosome C4, BOL, whole genome shotgun sequence:
GAAGTGTATCCGCAGTGATAATGGTGGAGAGTATTCTGGACCATTTGATGCTTATTGCAAAGAGCATAGAATAAGGCATCAGTTCACGCCACCTAAGACTCCACAGTTGAATGGGTTGGCTGAAAGGATGAACAGGACGATTGTCGAGAGAATGACATGTTTGATCTCACAGTCAGGCTTATCGATGACTTTCTGGGGAGAAACTTTGAACACGGTGGTTCATGTGCTGAATTTGTCACCGAGTGCTCCACTGGATGGTGATATTCCAGAGAAGGTTTGGACTGGTAAGGATGTTTCTTACAGTCACTTGAGAATCTTTGGGTGTAAGGCATTTGTTCATATTCCCAAGGATGAGAGATTGAAGCTTGAGATGAAGTCACGGCAGTGTGTGTTCATCGGTTATGGTTAANNNNNNNNNNNNNNNNNNNNNNNNNNNNNNNNNNNNNNNNNNNNNNNNNNNNNNNNNNNNNNNNNNNNNNNNNNNNNNNNNNNNNNNNNNNNNNNNNNNNNNNNNNNNNNNNNNNNNNNNNNNNNNNNNNNNNNNNNNNNNNNNNNNNNNNNNNNNNNNNNNNNNNNNNNNNNNNNNNNNNNNNNNNNNNNNNNNNNNNNNNNNNNNNNNNNNNNNNNNNNNNNNNNNNNNNNNNNNNNNNNNNNNNNNNNNNNNNNNNNNNNNNNNNNNNNNNNNNNNNNNNNNNNNNNNNNNNNNNNNNNNNNNNNNNNNNNNNNNNNNNNNNNNNNNNNNNNNNNNNNNNNNNNNNNNNNNNNNNNNNNNNNNNNNNNNNNNNNNNNNNNNNNNNNNNNNNNNNNNNNNNNNNNNNNNNNNNNNNNNNNNNNNNNNNNNNNNNNNNNNNNNNNNNNNNNNNNNNNNNNNNNNNNNNNNNNNNNNNNNNNNNNNNNNNNNNNNNNNNNNNNNNNNNNNNNNNNNNNNNNNNNNNNNNNNNNNNNNNNNNNNNNNNNNNNNNNNNNNNNNNNNNNNNNNNNNNNNNNNNNNNNNNNNNNNNNNNNNNNNNNNNNNNNNNNNNNNNNNNNNNNNNNNNNNNNNNNNNNNNNNNNNNNNNNNNNNNNNNNNNNNNNNNNNNNNNNNNNNNNNNNNNNNNNNNNNNNNNNNNNNNNNNNNNNNNNNNNNNNNNNNNNNNNNNNNNNNNNNNNNNNNNNNNNNNNNNNNNNNNNNNNNNNNNNNNNNNNNNNNNNNNNNNNNNNNNNNNNNNNNNNNNNNNNNNNNNNNNNNNNNNNNNNNNNNNNNNNNNNNNNNNNNNNNNNNNNNNNNNNNNNNNNNNNNNNNNNNNNNNNNNNNNNNNNNNNNNNNNNNNNNNNNNNNNNNNNNNNNNNNNNNNNNNNNNNNNNNNNNNNNNNNNNNNNNNNNNNNNNNNNNNNNNNNNNNNNNNNNNNNNNNNNNNNNNNNNNNNNNNNNNNNNNNNNNNNNNNNNNNNNNNNNNNNNNNNNNNNNNNNNNNNNNNNNNNNNNNNNNNNNNNNNNNNNNNNNNNNNNNNNNNNNNNNNNNNNNNNNNNNNNNNNNNNNNNNNNNNNNNNNNNNNNNNNNNNNNNNNNNNNNNNNNNNNNNNNNNNNNNNNNNNNNNNNNNNNNNNNNNNNNNNNNNNNNNNNNNNNNNNNNNNNNNNNNNNNNNNNNNNNNNNNNNNNNNNNNNNNNNNNNNNNNNNNNNNNNNNNNNNNNNNNNNNNNNNNNNNNNNNNNNNNNNNNNNNNNNNNNNNNNNNNNNNNNNNNNNNNNNNNNNNNNNNNNNNNNNNNNNNNNNNNNNNNNNNNNNNNNNNNNNNNNNNNNNNNNNNNNNNNNNNNNNNNNNNNNNNNNNNNNNNNNNNNNNNNNNNNNNNNNNNNNNNNNNNNNNNNNNNNNNNNNNNNNNNNNNNNNNNNNNNNNNNNNNNNNNNNNNNNNNNNNNNNNNNNNNNNNNNNNNNNNNNNNNNNNNNNNNNNNNNNNNNNNNNNNNNNNNNNNNNNNNNNNNNNNNNNNNNNNNNNNNNNNNNNNNNNNNNNNNNNNNNNNNNNNNNNNNNNNNNNNNNNNNNNNNNNNNNNNNNNNNNNNNNNNNNNNNNNNNNNNNNNNNNNNNNNNNNNNNNNNNNNNNNNNNNNNNNNNNNNNNNNNNNNNNNNNNNNNNNNNNNNNNNNNNNNNNNNNNNNNNNNNNNNNNNNNNNNNNNNNNNNNNNNNNNNNNNNNNNNNNNNNNNNNNNNNNNNNNNNNNNNNNNNNNNNNNNNNNNNNNNNNNNNNNNNNNNNNNNNNNNNNNNNNNNNNNNNNNNNNTGTTGGGTTCCTTCTAGATGGAGGAAATCCATTGGGTTTGGTTGGTGATAACCAAACTTATAAGTTGGGCCATTGGTATTAGTCCATGAGATTAGTATATGGCCTTGGAGGTTTTAGGGTTAGTGAGACACATATATATAGTCTCTTGACCTAATTTTTATGTAGAGACTTACAAGAATCAAAAAGACAAAAGAGAGAAAAGAGGGAAGGAGGCAGAATTTCGTCTGGGTTTGTCAAGACAGATTTGGAGGGTCAAACGGATCCTGATCGGGCCGTTATTTTGCGGGAAGCTTCTTCAGTCAGTGGGTTAAAGGTTCACATAAGGGATTTGGATTTCAACGGTTGGATCTTCTGTTGTCTGGGTTTTAGTGAAGCTGGTCGTCACAGTTCTTCAGCAGTACTGTCTTGAGTGTTTGGTAAATCCGACGGTGAGATCTTCTCTGATTGAGCTGAAATTTGGCAGAGGTGTTTTTGACTGGTTTATCTTGGATTTGTATGATGGGATTAGTCTCTGGTTGCCGGAATCCTTGTGAGCTGAGGTCTTTTGGTTACTGCTGGTTTTGAAGCTTTGTGTTGCTCTCTTGTTGTTGTTCTTCTTCTTGTGTTGGAGTTAGCTCTTTGTAGCTTGAGTCTCTGTTCTATTCAGGTTGTTTAACAGGGAGGACGTGGTTGTACTCACATACATTTATATAGTGGATTTTTGAGTGGACTACGGTCTCGTGGTTTTTCTTTCTCACATCGAGGAGGTTTTCCACGTAAAAAGTGTGTCTCATTTAGTTATTGTTTATACTATATCCTGCTATCGTCGAAGTATTTTTCTCACGGGTTCACACAAGGTCAGGAGAACATGACCGTTACATTCCGCTGCACCTCGTGCCCGCTTTCCCCAACAGAGTGCTCTTATTTTTTATTGGCTACTTTTTTTTGTCTTCAGGAACTGATAGCGAACACTGTTCTTAAAAAAGTTTCAGGTCTGACAGAATAACTGCAAGCTTTTATAAAGCTCTTTGTTGCTATATTTTGGACTCTGCCTACATGTTTCTTCCTCTGAATATTTAACTGAAGGCTCTTTTAGGTAACATGATTCTCCCTAATACAAAGGGAGTTGAGGGGGTTAAAATCTTAGTGGACGGTAGTCTAAGATCTGTCACGGACAAGGACATCTATTACAAGATTGACCAGGTATATTTAAATGTCTTGTTCCAAGTTGTAAGCCTGGTACATTGGTTGTTACCCAACTACTCATAGTGAATGTTTCAAGGCTTCTATAACGTAGAGTAATGGGTTTGGCTAGAAGGCTGGAGTCTTATAAAGCAAACATTATTTCATTTATATGAAACTCGTTTTGAAGTATCATCCTGATAAGAATCAAGGAAACGATGAAGCTACTCGCAAGTTCGCTGAGATCAATAAGGGTTCGTATTTTTGAAATTGACACTTTGATCGTTTTGAAATTGACTGCGTTTGATGTTAAAACAACTGTTTCATTTATCTTCATGATCAGAGGATTAACCGTTATATTATTGTACATTTTGGCAGTTCCGAATCAAAGCACCACATGCCCGTTTCGGAGAGATGGCAACGATTTACACATGACCATCAACATTACACTGGAACTCTAAATATTCCACCAACATCTTCTGTATCTCTACTTAATAAAACGACATCATATATGTTTACATCTTTCAGGTTGAGGCGCTAGTTGGTTTTGAGAAATCATTTAAACACTTGGATGATCACGGAGTTGACATCGGTTCCAAGGTGACACTAATTACGTTCTTTCTACACCACAGAAAAAAACTCGAAATTGATCATCTGATGAAGTGATATGGTGTGTGTGGAATAGGGAATTACAAATCCCAAGGAAGTGAAGAAGTTCAAAGGAGAAGGGATGCCACTCCACTACAGCACAAAGAAAGGCAACCTTGTCACTTTTGAGGTTATGTTTCCTTCGTCTCTCACTGAGGATCAGAAAAAGAAGATCAAAGAAGTCTTGGCTTAGTACTCCTCTCTTTAGAAATTTGTTGTTTAAATATAACTTGTAATGATTTTGATCATTGTCTTTTTATGTATTAAATTCTTTCATGATTTCACTAAAATATGATTTATTTACACGAGGTTTTCTTTGCATACATTGTTGAAGTCTTTCTTTCAAAATTTCGAGAAGATACCCGTTGCCTTAGACAAAATTTAGTTCACATACTTCATCTTAACTAAATTTCATATATCGAAATCTTCGATCTTCTCATACGTTAAATCCACCGTTGTGTTCAGGTCAGGTTAACTTGAGACCTTAGTGAAAATAAAAACGTAAAAGTAATTCATATATATAATATACATTATTGCATAAGAAGATTGATTCAACCGTTACATCAATTGCTTTCAAACGATACACAATCATAAGACTTATCACTTTTGAGCTCAATTATTTTGAGGCATATTCTTCTTCACGATAATCACAGGACACTTCACTCGTTTGGCGCAATACTCGCTCACACTGCCTAGCAAAGCTCTATCAACGAAACATATACAACATCATATCAATAACCATTATAAAACGTAAGTATTAAACAAGATTAATTAAGGTCTTACCTTTTGAAGAAGCCATAGTCATGTGTGCCCATAACTAACATATCAGCCTTATGGTTCTGAACTGCGTTACATATAACTTCCTTGGCATCTCCTCTTCCAACTTTTCTCTCTATATTAATCTGCGCATTACTTAACAATAAGCTTTAGTTATTTTTTTCATTTTTTTTCGTTAAATCTTTGGAAATATTAATAGATCGCTAACTAATCTAATAATTAATATGTGGGGTTCGTATTGAATACATATATTATTTTTTTTTTTTATAAATTCCATTGTTTTCACTTCTTAGTAATTTGTCAAATCTCTTTAACAAAGTGATCCAAAATTTGTTGGACTAAGCTTACATCGGACTCAAAATCTTGGTAGACGTTTCGAGATCGAGCCATGACTGATTCCACTAGCTCATTTTCGTATTTCTTCAAGGCTGCAACCGGATCTCCGGTCACTATAAACCCTAGAAAGTTGACCAAACAAAGTTCCATAAGCTGAAAGAATTATATCAAGGTTTACTCAATCAAATGATATATTGTGTAATAACGAGACTAACCTGCGGCATCAATGGAAGAATAAACGGGAAGAGGGGGCTTGACGTAGAGGAGGATAAGAGTATTATTGGAACCATATGGAAAAAGATTGTCAAGACTCCATGAAAGAGCTTCCATGCTCTCTTCGCTCTCGTCCACTGCTACAACGATCTTTCTCTCCTTTGTTTCTTCCATTTATTTACTATAAAAAAATCTTTTGTTTGCTTAAAGTATTAGAGAAGAAATATCTAATGAAGAAGGTTTGATGGAAGAAGAGACTGCGGTTTTGGCTCTATTTATACAAGTAGCTCGGCAAACCCAAAACCCACTTGACTTCTGGTTTTGGAGTTAAGTGTGTTAGTTAGATATATTTTGGGTAACTTGTAACTAGTTAGTTATATATGCAAAAGACACCTTCTCGTGACTAAACTTACAGCTGAAAAGTTGTGTGTTATGTAAAGATCAGATATAAACCCACGTTTGATTCCTAACCAATCAAAGAAGATATTGTAGATGTGAAAAAAGAATATTGTAACTGTGAATATAACCAGTAGCGGCCCTGAGTACAAGCGGCGGAAGCATGTGCTTCCGGCCCTGCTTTTGATATCTACCATTTTGGCCTTAAAATCTTTAAAATTTACGATAGCTTAATTAGTTGGTTAACGGTTTGATTAAGTTAGTAGAAGGTGTGAGGTTCGAATAGTAACATATACATATTTTTTGTTGCTTCCAGCCCTATATTTATCCTGGCCGGGCCTGAATATAACTACGCTATTCGACTCTTTTCTCATACTATATTGAAGTTATATGTGATATTTGTATAGAGATAAAATCATATATATATATATATGCTAGATTGTGAACTCAAAATTCTTGAACTTTCTAGAAAAAGACGAAGATAAAAGTAATCTATATAAAATGGTTGGACCTTTCATTTTGTTCATATATATGAGTACAGGTTCTTGAAGTTACACTAATTGACTCATCATAATTTTCAGATCTGAATTATCCACCATAAACGTATAAAAACTGAAGTGTATTATTGAAGCAAATAAAACCTAAAAACATAATTGGTCCCCTTGTGAAAATATCATGACCCTAAAATGAAGATAAGATGTATACAGATAGCTATCTTCCAACTAAAAAGTTGACACCTTTGATGATCTTTATGCGTTTGAGCTTTAATGCTCCTGGTGGACCCAAGGGTTAGGCCAACATTATCGGCGTCCCAGCAGGCCGTCCTTAGGCGAAACGGGCCGAAAAATAAATCAAAAATAAGAGAATAGAAGAGAGACGTGGGTTAATTAAGAAGTGTCCAACCTCGTCCTTAAGGAGCACGTGGCACGGTTTGATTGGAAAACCGAAAGGGGTAGAGGAAACACGAAGGTCGGTTTCGAATAATCTTGGTCTCAACTCCTTTCTCTCTATTTCGACGGCGATTTTCGACGCGACGACACTGATCAGTCGTTTAATCAAAGACTTCTCCGCCAAATCGAATATAGACGAGGTTCTCCGCCAAATCGAATATAGACGAGGTATGTGCTCTTCTCTGTCCTCTGCTTTGCGATTTAAAAGTCGACCTATATGTGGGTTTGATTGGTATCTGTTGTGACGATTTCGTTGCATGCATCGTGTTTGTAGGGGAAAGACGAGTTTCAGTGTGGAAATCATTCTCGGCGTCTCCCTATTCTCTCTCTCTCGACGGCGATCCAATCGAAACCAGGTTTGTGTTTCTTCTATCTCCGTCTCGGTTTGATTTTTTTTTTGTGCGATATAGAGCTTAGTATTGATGAGTTGATCTATCTCCGTCTGGGTTTGATTTTTTTTTGTTGTGACGATGCTTCCTGATTGTGATGGTTTGTAATTGTGATGGTGTGTAAATTTTTTTTCTCATTGTATGGTTGGTTTTAATGCCAAATTTCTCATATGTGAATTCTTTTGATTGAGTAAACAAAATTGTTTATGCGTTTATGCTAATTGTTCATAATTCTCTCATAGTTTTGATTGACTAAATCTGTTCATATACATGTGAAATGCATTAGGAGCTTGTTATACTTGCGCAAAAGTAAACTGATATTTTTTTTTTGTTATGACGATGCTTCCTGATTGTGATGGTTTGTAATTGTGATGGTTTGTATTTTTTTTTCTCATTGTATGGTTGGTTTTAATGCCTTATTTCTCATTTGTGAATTCTTTTGATTGAGTAAACAGAATTGTTCATGCGTTTATGCTAATTGTTCATAATTCTCTCATAGTTTTGATTGACTAAATCTGTTCATATACATGTGAAATGCAAAAGAGCTTGTTATACTTGCGTAAAAGTAAACTGATATTTAATAACTTGTTACTAGCTTTGTGGTTCGATGTGTTGCTTGTCAGATTTTATGGTTCGGTCATTACTGAAAGTAGTTTATGGTTCGGTCGTTACTTCTTATTAGAGTGTTTGGTTGTAACTCATTACTTCTTATTAGCGTTAATGGTCTTGTCTACTTTACTTCTCTGTAGTTTATGTGTTGCTTGTTAGAGTTTATAGTTGTAACTTATTACTTCTTAGCGTTAATGGTCTTGTCTAGTTTACTTCTCTGTAGTTTCACCTATTATATATCTCCACCATCTTCATTGTACCATATATCTCCACCATCTTCTTTCTCTCTTGTTTGCGCAATCCCCTCCTCTCCAGTTTCTCTTCTCTTTCCCTGTTCTAATAGCTATGGATTCAAGGAATCCATATAGTCAGTCATCTAGTTATATGGGCCTTCTTAACAGTCAAAACTTTCCTTATGAAAGTTTCCCTCAGTTCAGTTCACAACAAACCGACGCTGGAACTCAACCTGAAGACACACCTGTGGACCGTAAGGAGAGAAGTCTGCTGCTAAAGCTAAAAGGAATAATGGTTAAGGGAAGTCTGTTGCTGAGTATTCGACCATTTGGGAAATGAAGAAGGAGGATCTCATGATGAAGGAGAAGCTGTCTAAGCTGGCCATACTAGACACTCTCCTAGCCAAAAAAAACCCACTGACTGAAGCTGAAGAAGTTGTCAAGAATAAGCTACTCGCTGAGTATTTCTGAGCAATAAAACTATGTCTTTCTATGTTTCTACTTTATAAATTATGTCTTTTAAATGTTGTCAGAAGGACTACAAATCTCGGTAATACAATGGGTCGTCGAGCAGAAGTTCCGGATAGACAAGACCATCAACAATTAAAAGAAGATTTGGTTGAAAATATATGGACTAAATTTGGACATCTCCCAAATAACTACAATGTTTAAGTTTCTATGAATTCAATAAAATGTTTGTTTACTTTTTTTTATCATTTTTGTAATTTTTTTTTCACCTTAGTAATTTTCTCATGTTTTCAAGTTTAATGTTATATGTTTTATTTTAAATTTATCTTTTATATGTTATTACTAATTAAAATAAATAATTAATTTGCTAAGATACACCAAAAAATCCTACCAATAATCCTGTTATTTTGGATTGTCCCTAACTTTTGTCCTTAACATCAAAATTAGATTAAACTAATCTAATGACCTAAAAATTAGGGAGTTATTCTTGGGTTCATCCCCTAGGGTGAACCTCTAGGTTCACCAACCAATAGAATTTCATTATTTCAAATCGATATCTTTTAAAAAAGGAAACAAAATATTTTCAAGTTATATTATGTTTTTAAAATAAAAAAGTAAAAAAACAAATAGCAGTTACAGAAAAAATAATTAAAAAAAATCTTTTTAACGTCGTCAGCAAAACACTAAACCCTAAATCCTAATCCCTAAACCCTAAATCCTAAACCCTAAACCCTTGGGTAAACCCTAAACCCTTGGGTAAATTCTAAACCCTTGGATAAACCCTAAACGCTTGGATAAATCCTAAACGCTTGGATAAATCCTAAACTTTAAATAAAAACAAACCCTAAGGGTTTATGGTTTAGGATTTAGGGTTTAGAGTTTAAGATTTATCCTAGAGTTTAAGATTTATCCTACAGTTTAGGGTTTACCCAAGGGTTTAGGGTTTAGGATTTAGGGTTTAGGGATTAGGATTTAGGGTTTAATGTTTTGCTGACGACGTTAAAAATATTTTTTTTGTAATTACTACTATTTTTTATTTATTTCTTTTTACTTTTTAATTTTAAAAAGATAATATAATTTGACAATATTTTGTTTTTTTTTTTAAAAGATATCGAATATGAAATAACACAATCCTATTGGTTAATGTTGCCCTTGAACCCGTAATATGACCATGTCGCCAGATTAATGGGCCTTTAACAGGCCACGATTTTACATTTCCAATCTAAATAATGATTAGTGGGCTTAAATTGGATATGATCTTGTTTGTGATGAAGTTGGTGTCAATTGTGTTGTTGATTCAAATACTAACCCCGAAGAAGTAGAGAGAGTCTGCAAAGAGATTGATGAGTTGTTTGCGTCTCATGGAAGCTGTTATTGAAGAAATGAACGTAGTTTTATCGAATGATCTGATCTATTATCAACTCCTAATGAAGCAAATGTTAATCATTCAATTAAATTATCTTATTGCGACTAAATTTTAAATATATGTTAGAAATTTAGAAATTTGCAACAAACTATATCCGATGTGTCAAGCTCCTACTGTGCCCAAGTAAAGATGGCAATCATGGATCTGGACCGCGGGCCTAGCCGTAAAGAACTGTCGCGGTACGGTATTGGGACGAAGTTTTCTAGACCCGCAAATTTGCGGGCCTCGCGGGACGGATCTTTGCGGTACTGGGTCTTTTGCGGGATGGGCCGAAACGGGTCATGCGGGATTACATGGACCCGCATTTTTTTTCTTCATTTCTTATTTTACCTGAAACAAATGAGAAAAAGAGTGAGAAGAAAGCGATTTTTGTGACTTTTCCCCTAGAAAACATAAGGAGTTCTGACGATGATGCATGACGACTCCAGCTCCGGCGATGACGACTCCAGCTCCAGCGATGACGATTCGAGCTCTGGTGGTGTTTTGATTTGGTTTTCTCTTTTTATTACACACAACTATGAATTGCTTTATTACAATGTGATATTTCTTGTTTAAGTTGATTGGTTTTGTTTCCAGTACTGTGGTGTTTTTCTTAAATTAAATTTGGTTACAATGGTGTTGTTTAGGAGAAAAGTTAGTTGTATATCACGTCACTTGTATAATTTGGCAAAGTCATTCACGATTTTTTTTGCAATCCAAATAATTAAAAAGAGAGATGGTTTGATGAAGACATACAATTGAGCCAAATTATTACAAATACAACAACTCAATCAGACTCAAACTCAACAAAAGCTTATGCTTATAACAAAAGAAGGCTTTTAACTCAAGAACGCAAGCACAAACGGAGTTTTGAGGCATTGATGTTGATAATGCTTTAGTGAAGCTTAATGAGCTCTCTTCAACTCTCTTACACAACTCTTCTACTTGAACATTCATGAAAGAAACTGTAATAGGCGGTTTGATAAATAGGTGTCCCGCGGGACGGCCCGCGAAGGCTTATATATTCTGCGGTACGGGTTTGGGCCGGCATTTTGAATACCGCAGCCCGCGCGGGAAAGGCCTGCTGTAACCCGCTCGACGACTAACCCGCCGCGGTACGGGATGGAACGGGATGGGTAAACCTGTTTGACATCTCTATGCCCAAGAGAGCTCCTATTGTGCAAATCTATAATCTTATTGTTTAGGTTTCTTATTCGAGATTGTTAATATACTAGATGATAACCCGCGCACATGCGCGGGGTGAGTTCTTATAATAATGTTTGTTCATTAATTGGCTTTAACATTTTGCAACACTACAGTCTTTATCGATTGTAAAATGTTGGTAAATACAAATGTTGGTATCTTAAATGTATCATCGTTGTTGAAGAGTTAATGTATTAGAACTCATTTTAATTATTTTTAAGACTTCATATGTATAAAAAGAAATTAAGTTTTGCGGCTGACACAAATCACCAAAACCAAATAAGCAACATCGATTGTATAATCACGAAAGAGGATTAAGTTTTCTGCTCTCGATTTGTTTACTATTGACTCTCCATAAGTGATTTCATTTTCTACATCTGTAAAGTTGTGCTTTTGTTCTCGTCTCCGTTTTATTGATATGAATTTAGTTTCTTTTTAAGTTCTTCTATTAATTTGGTGAATTACATAAGTGTCAATTTAAAAAGATGGACATTGGTAAACATTAGTTCCACTCCATATACGTATATAAGAATTAAAATTTTGAAGAAAATCACCAGCAAACTCTATTAATAGGTTAGTGTTCAAATCTAATAAATTAAGCTATTATAAAATATAAGTGCATATGTCTAGTATATATCCGTCAGTTCGGTCTAAATCATCTAATTCTATAATAACAAAATAAATTACTTATTTTATTAGCCTATTCTTTTGAAATTTAGTTACTTAAAATATACAAATAAAAATATATATAATACTTTACCATTCTAGTATATGTAAATTATGTATAAACTACGAAATGTTTGATTTATTAATTGATAAACCAGAAAACTTATAATAAATCGTTCAAATCTTCCATTCTTACAATTATAATAGATAGATAGGGTATTAGGGAGAAACAAATATTAGAAGAATGGTCAAATTTCTCATTCTTTAAACAAACTCAAAAGGAGGTGATTAAAATCTTGTCATGATATTTCATTAAAAAAAATTTAGGAATAAAAATCAAGACTAAATTATTTAATTTGAATGAAATAATATATATAGTGCTTCCAATATTAAAAATCACTTCTATTTGAAAAAGTGTGTTTTTGGGATTGTGAGGATCAAATAATATATTAGAAACCATCTATTTTGTATGCATAAAAGTATATACATTAGAGTAAGCATGTAAATCAAAACTAATATTTTTTGTTAATTTACAATCACATTTTTGGTAAATAAATCAAAACAATCATTTTATTTACTTTATACGGAATAAATTATACTTTAGTGATATTGACATAGACACATAGTATATTTTAATATAGATATTTATTATTGACACTTCATACTCATATTATTTTCAATACAAATTTCAAAATTAAAATATTAAGATCTCAATAATTTTTCACTGAAAATTTTGAAATTTACATATTTATATAGCAATATATGAAGTCTAATTTATATAGTATACAACTTATTTCAAATGATATTATTAATATATATATATATATAATATGAATATCTATTAATGAGACTTCATATTCATATGATTTACTAAAGATGGACATTTTATCCGATACCCAAACACGTATCTGAATCTGATCCGAAAATTTGAACCAAAGTAGGAAAACACTCGAACGGTTATTGAATTTAGAGAGATTGTATATCTGAACCCAAACGGGTAATATCCAAACCCTAACGGATAATATCTGAACCCAAATGGATATCCAAAGATAACCAAACATAAGTATACTTAACCATATATTTCTATTTTACTTCTCTCATTTTATTCAAAATATTTATATTAATGATGCTAATTGCTCAAAAATAGATAATATACATATAATTATGGATAAAGTAATTTTCTATTCACTTAAAATACATATCAAGCTCTTGCTTTTTGCATTAACAAAAGTTGCAATCTAAAATTTCAAAACAACAACTAAATTAGTGTCTTTCTAATTTAAAGTTTTATCTTCAAACCTATTAATAGTTTAATCTTTTAAAAATTAGAAAACCAGTTAAGTTAAAAGTATATTTTAAATATAAAAAATTTAAACAATAAATAATTTATTTATTTTTCTTCAAAATTTAAATATCTGAACCCGAACATAAAATACTCAAACCCGGCCCAAAGTATAGAAATACTCGAATGGTTTCTATACCTTTATAATGAAATATCCAAAAATCCTAAATACCTGATACGGACCCGAACAGGTATCCGAACGCTTACCCCTAGGATATATGATCATTTCTACCTTGTTTGAACAAAACAAAAATTAAACCATTGATCATAAAATTTTCAATGTGGGACTTTTACCTTTTTTAGCAATTTATAGTCGTTTTTAAAAATTCAAAATATAACATATAACAAAAAAATCTAATTTTTTTATTATATGCTTAATGTAATTATTTAATTTCTTTTAGTAATATATAAAAAAAGAGAGAATATACAAAAATTGTTATCAAATATGTATTATTCATAATCATTAATTATCATATATATGATAATCATATTAGGTAATTCCGTACCTTCTATTTAAGGAAAGAAGAAAATATTCTTTTGTACACTATTAATTAATTTGATAGTTAGTTTAATAAAAAAATAGTATATGTTTATATAGACCAACTTATTTTTCTAAGAATTCTAAGAATCATCCTCGTGATGACACGTGGCTACAAAAACATGTTGTAATGTTTCAGGATTAATATATAGGGGATATTGATCAGTTTTATACGTTTTATTTTGTTATAAATTTCTATTGCATTCAATAAATTTTTAAAATTTATTTAGCTATACTATAGAAAGGATATTTGTTTAGAATAATGTATATTTCTATGTTGCGTTTAAGGATATATGTTAAC
Proteins encoded in this window:
- the LOC106337550 gene encoding dnaJ protein ERDJ3B-like, whose translation is MKLVLKYHPDKNQGNDEATRKFAEINKVPNQSTTCPFRRDGNDLHMTINITLVEALVGFEKSFKHLDDHGVDIGSKGITNPKEVKKFKGEGMPLHYSTKKGNLVTFEVMFPSSLTEDQKKKIKEVLA
- the LOC106337549 gene encoding universal stress protein A-like protein, which codes for MEETKERKIVVAVDESEESMEALSWSLDNLFPYGSNNTLILLYVKPPLPVYSSIDAAGFIVTGDPVAALKKYENELVESVMARSRNVYQDFESDINIERKVGRGDAKEVICNAVQNHKADMLVMGTHDYGFFKRALLGSVSEYCAKRVKCPVIIVKKNMPQNN